A region from the Oncorhynchus clarkii lewisi isolate Uvic-CL-2024 chromosome 8, UVic_Ocla_1.0, whole genome shotgun sequence genome encodes:
- the LOC139415414 gene encoding DNA-binding protein RFX6-like codes for MPMKRNTSPIRDGPFLQVHPPSTKKFCDASEEFMHTALSDEKLPRDFHGHSLSKFDEEDDSGIKSEAEDTNETPSSEEDQDFVEYSKDLAFKQTTPRKSITQIIKDKKKQTQLTLQWLEENYIVCEGVCLPRCILYAHYLDFCRKEKLDPACAATFGKTIRQKFPLLTTRRLGTRGHSKYHYYGIGIKESSAYYHLVYSGKGLTRFSGSKLKNEGGYTRKYSLSSKTGTLLPEFPSVQHLVLQGSVSKEKVDTLIMMYKTHCQCILDNAINVNFEEIQNFLLHFWQGMPDHLLPLLDNSIIVDIFCVCDSILYKVLTDVLIPATMQEMPESLLADIRNLAKHWEDWMVSSLENLPECLSEKKLPIARRFVSSLKRQTSFLHLAQIARPALFDQNVVNSMVVDIDQVDLNSIGSQALFTISSGDQDSDLYSEYDSITAFQELKDLLKKNATVESFIEWLDTVVEQKVIKPGKQNGRSIKKRAQDFLLKWSFFGARVMHNLTLNNATSFGSFHLIRMLLDEYILLAIETQFNNDKEQDLQNILDKYMRNADGSKAAFTASPSSCFLANRNKPSAVSSDLSVKNESLSEHTYMTLSANQQANMTVYQGSETDGFSLSGQMDFSQNSGPLMTPPISPAMANRGSVINQGPMAVIPQIACTTIQPHISCQAFPDTMYQSLPSSSPSYYPTTSNYQAVFRPQTHAQAPAYHTRSDSSHYPSFSEQHLAKDYFNSSCAVSPYSSRPTSNYSTVPDPGMETQGVQLLDSGGYNFVMSGLNSSGCQESAYSTAGHSGYYGNSGYLDSQRLGSMIDQHVSVISSVSSIRSVPTYADIHDPLNILDDTGRKPAGPYYPESDSLGTPGAPPLPSSISAPCMYGGPAQFHSQDAPLPHQGSSEVRDMVSSLPPINTVFMGSSGGGP; via the exons ATGCCTATGAAACGGAATACAAGCCCGATCCGGGATGGCCCATTTCTTCAAGTTCATCCACCTTCAACCAAGAAATTCTGCGATGCCTCTGAGGAGTTTATGCACACCGCTTTATCTGACGAGAAATTACCCCGTGATTTCCATGGACATTCACTCTCAAAGTTTGACGAGGAAGATGATTCGGGAATTAAATCAG AAGCAGAGGACACTAATGAAACCCCGTCTTCTGAGGAGGACCAGGATTTTGTTGAGTATTCCAAAGATTTGGCTTTCAAACAGACGACCCCGAGGAAAAGCATCACTCAGATCATAAAAGACAAGAAGAAACAGACTCAGCTCACCCTTCAATG GCTGGAGGAAAACTATATTGTTTGTGAAGGGGTTTGTCTGCCACGTTGCATCCTGTACGCGCACTACCTAGACTTCTGTAGGAAGGAGAAACTGGATCCAGCCTGTGCTGCTACATTTGGCAAG ACAATTCGTCAGAAATTTCCACTTCTTACAACAAGAAGACTTGGGACCCGAGGTCATTCAAA ATATCATTATTACGGCATTGGCATCAAAGAGAGCAGTGCCTATTATCACTTGGTGTACTCAGGAAAAGGCTTGACGAG ATTTTCAGGGAGCAAACTCAAGAATGAG GGAGGATATACTCGGAAATACTCCCTCAGCTCCAAAACAGGAACTTTGCTCCCAGAATTCCCAAGTGTACAGCATCTAGTGCTTCAAGGTTCTGTCTCTAAAGAGAAG GTGGACACGCTCATCATGATGTACAAAACACATTGTCAGTGCATCCTGGACAATGCCATCAATGTCAACTTTGAAGAG ATACAGAATTTTCTGCTGCATTTCTGGCAAGGAATGCCCGACCATCTTTTACCACTGCTGGATAACTCCATAATCGTGGACatcttctgtgtgtgtgactctatACTATATAAG GTTCTGACAGATGTCCTGATCCCTGCTACGATGCAGGAGATGCCTGAAAG TCTTCTGGCAGACATCCGTAACTTGGCCAAGCACTGGGAAGACTGGATGGTGTCTTCTCTGGAAAACCTCCCAGAATGCCTCTCAGAGAAGAAGCTCCCGATCGCACGCAGATTTGTGTCCTCTCTAAAACGTCAGACCTCCTTCTTACACCTTGCCCAG ATCGCAAGACCAGCTCTTTTTGACCAGAATGTGGTGAACTCCATGGTGGTGGATATAGATCAAGTGGATTTGAACAGCATAGGGTCACAAGCCCTTTTCACCATCTCAAGTGGTGACCAAGACTCTGACCTCTACTCTGAAT ATGACTCTATAACAGCGTTCCAAGAGCTGAAAGACCTACTGAAGAAGAATGCCACTGTGGAATCCTTTATCGAGTGGCTGGACACTGTTGTAGAGCAGAAGGTCATTAAG CCTGGGAAGCAGAACGGACGGTCCATAAAGAAGCGAGCTCAGGACTTCCTCCTCAAGTGGAGTTTCTTTGGAGCACGTGTTATGCACAACCTCACGTTGAACAACGCCACAAGTTTTG GTTCGTTCCACCTAATCCGCATGCTGCTGGATGAGTATATCCTTCTGGCTATTGAGACACAATTCAACAATGACAAAGAACAAGACCTCCAGAATATCCTAGATAAATACATGAGAAATGCAG ATGGCAGCAAGGCGGCATTCACTGCCTCCCCTAGCTCCTGTTTCCTGGCCAACCGTAACAAGCCCAGCGCGGTGTCCAGTGATCTGTCTGTGAAGAACGAGTCCCTCTCAGAACACACATACATGACCCTGTCAGCTAATCAGCAGGCAAACATGACTGTCTACCAAGGCTCTGAAACAGATGGATTCTCTCTGTCAG GACAAATGGACTTTTCCCAGAACAGTGGCCCTCTGATGACCCCTCCCATCTCCCCAGCCATGGCGAACAGGGGCAGTGTCATCAACCAGGGACCCATGGCCGTCATACCCCAGATCGCCTGCACCACCATCCAGCCCCACATCTCCTGCCAAGCGTTCCCAGACACCATGTACCAGAGCCTGCCTTCCAGTAGCCCCAGCTACTACCCAACCACTTCCAACTACCAGGCTGTGTTCAGGCCCCAGACACACGCTCAGGCCCCTGCCTACCACACCCGCTCCGATAGCAGCCACTACCCGTCCTTCAGTGAGCAGCACCTGGCCAAAGACTACTTCAACAGCAGCTGTGCTGTGTCCCCCTACAGCTCCAGACCCACCTCCAATTACAGCACAGTCCCTGATCCTGGGATGGAGACTCAGGGGGTTCAGCTACTGGACTCTGGTGGATACAACTTTGTCATGAGTGGGTTAAACAGTAGTGGCTGTCAGGAGTCTGCCTACTCAACAGCAGGACACAGTG GGTACTATGGAAACAGTGGCTACCTGGATAGCCAGAGGCTGGGTTCCATGATAGACCAGCATGTGTCAGTTATCAGCAGTGTGAGCAGTATCCGTTCCGTCCCAACATACGCTGATATACACGACCCCCTCAACATCCTGGATGACACAGGCAGAAAGCCGGCAGGCCCTTACTACCCTGAGTCTGACTCACTGGGCACACCTGGAG ctcctcccctcccctcctcgatCTCCGCACCCTGCATGTATGGAGGTCCTGCCCAGTTCCACTCCCAGGATGCACCGCTTCCTCACCAGGGATCATCTGAGGTACGTGACATGGTGTCATCGCTGCCACCCATCAACACTGTGTTTATGGGGTCTAGTGGAGGAGGACCGTGA